The following coding sequences are from one Coffea arabica cultivar ET-39 chromosome 11e, Coffea Arabica ET-39 HiFi, whole genome shotgun sequence window:
- the LOC113718034 gene encoding putative late blight resistance protein homolog R1A-3 isoform X2, with product MAYAAIASLVQTLEYLLQFPCLVLEMKKMQAEVVTQRFRQVLLLLKGEPSALWITEEPGTLPSSFEEFLGAVGLPAEFLGIKKRTVSLSWGILNLLEEKPPILTEIGSSEQALKKFVETTVLDNRTDRSNYVVDQTSRETGTLLCSFEEFLRAVGRHADFLEIKKRTLSLSCGIPKLQEKKPPILMEIGSLEQDLKKFLETTVLDTRTDRSDYAVHQFSCEAARKMLRAVDELKQAIIFFYEVASEITILYQDLFSLLNFLDDSSDKFQDHELLKCIKDVAYRARDLVEERLVDKQVESVKTSLICALSNSKASARFLPRRGKSSLETVVQSVLDGKEGIRGGLVHALQVVQSFKRKTTNIDEKSLRLQGSSIRKAPLSSNKEDIVVGLDAELTTILEGLTGLPLGLEIVTISGMGGIGKTTLARKAFNDPYTVYHFYCRAWITVSQVYQARDLLLALWSSIAQSTDKMVEKSNAQLAEIVYRRLKGKRYVIVMDDMWSIDAWNDVKRCFPDDENGSRIVVTSRFKELATNVSPKKPPHCMNLLNIEQSWELLEKLIFGTASCPHELVGVGKQIAKRCRGLPLAIVVIAGVLSRDIGAYNCWNEIAEEVSSVVSTDPENCLDILALSYNCLPHHLKACFLYMGIFPEDCEIEVSKLINLWAAEGFLYLNSEKQLEQIGEDYLEDLIGRNLVLVEKKRFVGEVKTCRLHDFLRELCLKEAQKENFMHVIQRRSAKGVQAGTRNQRRLSFHLDPYSHATTAPAIPHVSSFVCFTLGTDIVPDILFFQLGFKLLRVLDVFFLHFDYFPVQILKLIHLRYLALYVTYELPASVSQLRNLQTLVIHGPWLCQESGGRPTLLLEYWSMPSLRHVHVTVACHLKNPFTVQDNLPRPFASEHLQTLYTIQFSSCTKEVFSVMPHLKKLGICETREDYSTDSFSQVLNNLVYLQELETLECSFHTQKREVRRILGLALLPVTLRHLSLSWSYLPWKYMTSIAMLPNLEVLQLKNYAFQGPKWGPTEEGFRSLKHLLIENMDLIHWEATIFRHFRCLQHLVLKSCKLLEKFPFGVENLQRLEVHYCSEPIENSAKEIQEEIEGIDVIIRSDRKLLIFIPLFVSVTRTPHKISALCIKGKL from the exons ATGGCCTACGCTGCAATTGCTTCCCTGGTACAAACGCTGGAGTATCTGCTGCAATTTCCCTGTTTGGTTCTGGAAATGAAGAAGATGCAAGCGGAGGTTGTCACACAGAGATTCCGTCAAGTCTTATTGCTCCTGAAAGGAGAACCCTCAGCTTTGTGGATCACTGAAGAACCTGGAACTCTGCCATCCAGCTTTGAAGAATTTCTTGGGGCAGTTGGTCTGCCTGCTGAGTTCTTGGGGATCAAGAAAAGAACAGTGTCCTTGAGCTGGGGAATACTAAACTTGCTGGAGGAAAAGCCACCAATTCTGACGGAAATCGGATCTTCGGAGCAAGCCCTGAAGAAATTTGTGGAAACCACTGTCCTCGACAACCGGACAGATCGATCCAACTACGTTGTTGATCAAACTTCTCGTGAAACAGGGACTCTGTTATGCAGCTTTGAAGAATTTCTTCGAGCAGTTGGTCGGCATGCTGACTTCTTGGAGATCAAGAAACGAACACTGTCCTTGAGCTGCGGAATACCAAAATTGCAGGAGAAAAAGCCTCCAATTCTGATGGAAATTGGATCTTTGGAGCAAGACCTGAAGAAATTTCTGGAAACCACTGTCCTCGACACCCGGACAGATCGATCCGACTACGCTGTTCATCAATTTTCTTGTGAAGCAGCAAGAAAAATGCTTCGTGCCGTGGATGAGCTCAAACAGGCCATAATCTTTTTCTATGAAGTTGCTTCTGAGATCACAATTCTCTACCAGGATCTTTTCTCCTTGCTGAATTTTCTTGATGATTCTTCCGATAAATTCCAGGATCATGAATTGCTGAAATGCATCAAAGACGTTGCTTATAGAGCAAGAGATCTTGTTGAAGAACGTCTCGTGGACAAACAAGTCGAATCAGTAAAGACGTCCCTCATTTGCGCTTTGTCCAATAGTAAGGCATCAGCTAGATTCCTACCAAGAAGGGGGAAAAGTTCTCTTGAAACAGTGGTCCAGAGTGTCTTAGATGGAAAGGAGGGCATTCGTGGAGGTTTAGTCCATGCATTACAGGTTGTTCAATCTTTCAAGAGAAAGACTACAAATATAGATGAAAAGAGTCTAAGATTGCAGGGATCAAGCATCAGGAAAGCACCACTTAGTTCGAATAAGGAGGATATTGTGGTAGGTCTTGATGCTGAGCTGACGACTATCTTGGAGGGGCTCACTGGACTGCCACTTGGACTAGAAATAGTGACAATTTCTGGGATGGGCGGCATTGGTAAGACAACTCTTGCTAGAAAAGCTTTTAATGATCCTTATACTGTTTATCACTTCTATTGTCGTGCATGGATAACAGTATCCCAAGTCTATCAAGCGAGAGACTTGCTACTAGCCCTTTGGAGCTCTATTGCACAGTCCACTGATAAAATGGTTGAGAAGAGCAATGCTCAATTAGCTGAAATTGTGTACAGAAGGTTGAAAGGTAAGAGGTATGTGATTGTTATGGATGACATGTGGAGCATTGATGCTTGGAATGATGTCAAAAGGTGTTTTCCTGATGACGAAAATGGAAGTCGAATAGTAGTTACTAGTCGGTTCAAGGAGTTAGCAACAAACGTGAGTCCCAAGAAGCCACCTCATTGCATGAACCTTCTGAACATAGAACAAAGCTGGGAACTATTGGAAAAGCTCATCTTCGGGACAGCAAGCTGCCCCCATGAATTGGTAGGAGTTGGAAAACAAATAGCTAAGAGATGCCGAGGATTACCTCTAGCTATTGTCGTTATTGCTGGTGTTCTCTCACGTGACATCGGGGCATACAATTGTTGGAATGAGATTGCAGAGGAGGTTAGCTCAGTTGTTTCCACTGATCCAGAAAATTGCTTAGATATACTTGCTTTGAGTTACAATTGCTTGCCCCATCACCTGAAAGCCTGCTTCCTCTATATGGGGATTTTCCCTGAAGATTGTGAGATTGAAGTttcaaaattgattaatttATGGGCTGCAGAGGGCTTCTTATATTTGAATTCAGAGAAACAGTTGGAACAGATTGGAGAGGATTACTTGGAAGACCTTATCGGCAGGAACTTAGTTTTGGTTGAAAAGAAGCGCTTTGTGGGGGAAGTCAAAACTTGTCGCCTCCATGACTTCTTACGGGAATTGTGCTTGAAAGAAGCTCAGAAGGAGAACTTCATGCATGTCATACAAAGGAGAAGTGCCAAAGGTGTTCAAGCAGGCACGCGTAATCAACGTCGTCTCAGTTTTCATTTGGATCCTTACAGTCATGCGACTACAGCACCTGCAATCCCACATGTCTCATCTTTTGTGTGTTTCACATTGGGCACTGATATAGTACCTGATATTCTATTCTTTCAACTAGGCTTTAAGTTGCTCAGAGTATTAGACGTATTCTTTCTGCATTTCGATTACTTCCCTGTTCAAATATTAAAGCTGATACATTTGAGGTATCTTGCACTCTATGTTACTTATGAGCTTCCTGCCTCAGTATCCCAACTGAGGAATCTCCAGACCTTAGTCATTCATGGTCCATGGCTTTGTCAGGAATCTGGCGGTAGGCCAACATTGTTACTGGAGTATTGGAGCATGCCTTCACTGAGGCATGTGCATGTTACTGTGGCTTGTCATCTAAAGAATCCTTTCACTGTACAAGATAACCTTCCTCGTCCATTTGCTTCAGAACACCTGCAAACTCTCTATACAATACAATTTTCAAGTTGCACAAAGGAAGTTTTCAGTGTCATGCCCCATCTTAAGAAACTGGGAATTTGTGAAACTAGAGAAGACTACAGCACAGACAGTTTCTCACAAGTCCTAAATAATCTTGTTTACTTGCAAGAACTTGAAACTCTGGAGTGTTCCTTCCACACACAAAAAAGAGAAGTGCGAAGGATTTTGGGTTTGGCTCTTTTGCCAGTGACTCTTAGgcatttgagtttgagttggaGTTATTTACCATGGAAATATATGACCTCCATTGCCATGTTACCCaaccttgaggtacttcaactCAAAAATTATGCTTTCCAAGGACCAAAATGGGGGCCAACTGAAGAAGGTTTTCGTAGTCTAAAGCATTTGCTAATTGAAAACATGGATTTGATCCATTGGGAAGCAACAATATTTCGCCACTTTAGGTGCCTTCAACATCTTGTTCTGAAATCTTGCAAGCTCTTGGAGAAGTTCCCTTTTGGTGTTGAGAACCTGCAGCGGCTTGAGGTCCACTATTGTAGTGAACCTATTGAGAATTCTGCTAAAGAAATTCAAGAAGAGATTGAAGGCATTGATGTTATTATCAGAAGTGATCG GAAGCTACTTATTTTTATTCCCCTTTTTGTGTCAGTAACCCGGACTCCGCATAAG ATTTCAGCACTCTGCATAAAAGGGAAGCTTTGA
- the LOC113718034 gene encoding putative late blight resistance protein homolog R1A-3 isoform X6 has translation MAYAAIASLVQTLEYLLQFPCLVLEMKKMQAEVVTQRFRQVLLLLKGEPSALWITEEPGTLPSSFEEFLGAVGLPAEFLGIKKRTVSLSWGILNLLEEKPPILTEIGSSEQALKKFVETTVLDNRTDRSNYVVDQTSRETGTLLCSFEEFLRAVGRHADFLEIKKRTLSLSCGIPKLQEKKPPILMEIGSLEQDLKKFLETTVLDTRTDRSDYAVHQFSCEAARKMLRAVDELKQAIIFFYEVASEITILYQDLFSLLNFLDDSSDKFQDHELLKCIKDVAYRARDLVEERLVDKQVESVKTSLICALSNSKASARFLPRRGKSSLETVVQSVLDGKEGIRGGLVHALQVVQSFKRKTTNIDEKSLRLQGSSIRKAPLSSNKEDIVVGLDAELTTILEGLTGLPLGLEIVTISGMGGIGKTTLARKAFNDPYTVYHFYCRAWITVSQVYQARDLLLALWSSIAQSTDKMVEKSNAQLAEIVYRRLKGKRYVIVMDDMWSIDAWNDVKRCFPDDENGSRIVVTSRFKELATNVSPKKPPHCMNLLNIEQSWELLEKLIFGTASCPHELVGVGKQIAKRCRGLPLAIVVIAGVLSRDIGAYNCWNEIAEEVSSVVSTDPENCLDILALSYNCLPHHLKACFLYMGIFPEDCEIEVSKLINLWAAEGFLYLNSEKQLEQIGEDYLEDLIGRNLVLVEKKRFVGEVKTCRLHDFLRELCLKEAQKENFMHVIQRRSAKGVQAGTRNQRRLSFHLDPYSHATTAPAIPHVSSFVCFTLGTDIVPDILFFQLGFKLLRVLDVFFLHFDYFPVQILKLIHLRYLALYVTYELPASVSQLRNLQTLVIHGPWLCQESGGRPTLLLEYWSMPSLRHVHVTVACHLKNPFTVQDNLPRPFASEHLQTLYTIQFSSCTKEVFSVMPHLKKLGICETREDYSTDSFSQVLNNLVYLQELETLECSFHTQKREVRRILGLALLPVTLRHLSLSWSYLPWKYMTSIAMLPNLEVLQLKNYAFQGPKWGPTEEGFRSLKHLLIENMDLIHWEATIFRHFRCLQHLVLKSCKLLEKFPFGVENLQRLEVHYCSEPIENSAKEIQEEIEGIDVIIRSDRL, from the exons ATGGCCTACGCTGCAATTGCTTCCCTGGTACAAACGCTGGAGTATCTGCTGCAATTTCCCTGTTTGGTTCTGGAAATGAAGAAGATGCAAGCGGAGGTTGTCACACAGAGATTCCGTCAAGTCTTATTGCTCCTGAAAGGAGAACCCTCAGCTTTGTGGATCACTGAAGAACCTGGAACTCTGCCATCCAGCTTTGAAGAATTTCTTGGGGCAGTTGGTCTGCCTGCTGAGTTCTTGGGGATCAAGAAAAGAACAGTGTCCTTGAGCTGGGGAATACTAAACTTGCTGGAGGAAAAGCCACCAATTCTGACGGAAATCGGATCTTCGGAGCAAGCCCTGAAGAAATTTGTGGAAACCACTGTCCTCGACAACCGGACAGATCGATCCAACTACGTTGTTGATCAAACTTCTCGTGAAACAGGGACTCTGTTATGCAGCTTTGAAGAATTTCTTCGAGCAGTTGGTCGGCATGCTGACTTCTTGGAGATCAAGAAACGAACACTGTCCTTGAGCTGCGGAATACCAAAATTGCAGGAGAAAAAGCCTCCAATTCTGATGGAAATTGGATCTTTGGAGCAAGACCTGAAGAAATTTCTGGAAACCACTGTCCTCGACACCCGGACAGATCGATCCGACTACGCTGTTCATCAATTTTCTTGTGAAGCAGCAAGAAAAATGCTTCGTGCCGTGGATGAGCTCAAACAGGCCATAATCTTTTTCTATGAAGTTGCTTCTGAGATCACAATTCTCTACCAGGATCTTTTCTCCTTGCTGAATTTTCTTGATGATTCTTCCGATAAATTCCAGGATCATGAATTGCTGAAATGCATCAAAGACGTTGCTTATAGAGCAAGAGATCTTGTTGAAGAACGTCTCGTGGACAAACAAGTCGAATCAGTAAAGACGTCCCTCATTTGCGCTTTGTCCAATAGTAAGGCATCAGCTAGATTCCTACCAAGAAGGGGGAAAAGTTCTCTTGAAACAGTGGTCCAGAGTGTCTTAGATGGAAAGGAGGGCATTCGTGGAGGTTTAGTCCATGCATTACAGGTTGTTCAATCTTTCAAGAGAAAGACTACAAATATAGATGAAAAGAGTCTAAGATTGCAGGGATCAAGCATCAGGAAAGCACCACTTAGTTCGAATAAGGAGGATATTGTGGTAGGTCTTGATGCTGAGCTGACGACTATCTTGGAGGGGCTCACTGGACTGCCACTTGGACTAGAAATAGTGACAATTTCTGGGATGGGCGGCATTGGTAAGACAACTCTTGCTAGAAAAGCTTTTAATGATCCTTATACTGTTTATCACTTCTATTGTCGTGCATGGATAACAGTATCCCAAGTCTATCAAGCGAGAGACTTGCTACTAGCCCTTTGGAGCTCTATTGCACAGTCCACTGATAAAATGGTTGAGAAGAGCAATGCTCAATTAGCTGAAATTGTGTACAGAAGGTTGAAAGGTAAGAGGTATGTGATTGTTATGGATGACATGTGGAGCATTGATGCTTGGAATGATGTCAAAAGGTGTTTTCCTGATGACGAAAATGGAAGTCGAATAGTAGTTACTAGTCGGTTCAAGGAGTTAGCAACAAACGTGAGTCCCAAGAAGCCACCTCATTGCATGAACCTTCTGAACATAGAACAAAGCTGGGAACTATTGGAAAAGCTCATCTTCGGGACAGCAAGCTGCCCCCATGAATTGGTAGGAGTTGGAAAACAAATAGCTAAGAGATGCCGAGGATTACCTCTAGCTATTGTCGTTATTGCTGGTGTTCTCTCACGTGACATCGGGGCATACAATTGTTGGAATGAGATTGCAGAGGAGGTTAGCTCAGTTGTTTCCACTGATCCAGAAAATTGCTTAGATATACTTGCTTTGAGTTACAATTGCTTGCCCCATCACCTGAAAGCCTGCTTCCTCTATATGGGGATTTTCCCTGAAGATTGTGAGATTGAAGTttcaaaattgattaatttATGGGCTGCAGAGGGCTTCTTATATTTGAATTCAGAGAAACAGTTGGAACAGATTGGAGAGGATTACTTGGAAGACCTTATCGGCAGGAACTTAGTTTTGGTTGAAAAGAAGCGCTTTGTGGGGGAAGTCAAAACTTGTCGCCTCCATGACTTCTTACGGGAATTGTGCTTGAAAGAAGCTCAGAAGGAGAACTTCATGCATGTCATACAAAGGAGAAGTGCCAAAGGTGTTCAAGCAGGCACGCGTAATCAACGTCGTCTCAGTTTTCATTTGGATCCTTACAGTCATGCGACTACAGCACCTGCAATCCCACATGTCTCATCTTTTGTGTGTTTCACATTGGGCACTGATATAGTACCTGATATTCTATTCTTTCAACTAGGCTTTAAGTTGCTCAGAGTATTAGACGTATTCTTTCTGCATTTCGATTACTTCCCTGTTCAAATATTAAAGCTGATACATTTGAGGTATCTTGCACTCTATGTTACTTATGAGCTTCCTGCCTCAGTATCCCAACTGAGGAATCTCCAGACCTTAGTCATTCATGGTCCATGGCTTTGTCAGGAATCTGGCGGTAGGCCAACATTGTTACTGGAGTATTGGAGCATGCCTTCACTGAGGCATGTGCATGTTACTGTGGCTTGTCATCTAAAGAATCCTTTCACTGTACAAGATAACCTTCCTCGTCCATTTGCTTCAGAACACCTGCAAACTCTCTATACAATACAATTTTCAAGTTGCACAAAGGAAGTTTTCAGTGTCATGCCCCATCTTAAGAAACTGGGAATTTGTGAAACTAGAGAAGACTACAGCACAGACAGTTTCTCACAAGTCCTAAATAATCTTGTTTACTTGCAAGAACTTGAAACTCTGGAGTGTTCCTTCCACACACAAAAAAGAGAAGTGCGAAGGATTTTGGGTTTGGCTCTTTTGCCAGTGACTCTTAGgcatttgagtttgagttggaGTTATTTACCATGGAAATATATGACCTCCATTGCCATGTTACCCaaccttgaggtacttcaactCAAAAATTATGCTTTCCAAGGACCAAAATGGGGGCCAACTGAAGAAGGTTTTCGTAGTCTAAAGCATTTGCTAATTGAAAACATGGATTTGATCCATTGGGAAGCAACAATATTTCGCCACTTTAGGTGCCTTCAACATCTTGTTCTGAAATCTTGCAAGCTCTTGGAGAAGTTCCCTTTTGGTGTTGAGAACCTGCAGCGGCTTGAGGTCCACTATTGTAGTGAACCTATTGAGAATTCTGCTAAAGAAATTCAAGAAGAGATTGAAGGCATTGATGTTATTATCAGAAGTGATCG TTTATGA
- the LOC113718034 gene encoding putative late blight resistance protein homolog R1A-3 isoform X5, whose translation MAYAAIASLVQTLEYLLQFPCLVLEMKKMQAEVVTQRFRQVLLLLKGEPSALWITEEPGTLPSSFEEFLGAVGLPAEFLGIKKRTVSLSWGILNLLEEKPPILTEIGSSEQALKKFVETTVLDNRTDRSNYVVDQTSRETGTLLCSFEEFLRAVGRHADFLEIKKRTLSLSCGIPKLQEKKPPILMEIGSLEQDLKKFLETTVLDTRTDRSDYAVHQFSCEAARKMLRAVDELKQAIIFFYEVASEITILYQDLFSLLNFLDDSSDKFQDHELLKCIKDVAYRARDLVEERLVDKQVESVKTSLICALSNSKASARFLPRRGKSSLETVVQSVLDGKEGIRGGLVHALQVVQSFKRKTTNIDEKSLRLQGSSIRKAPLSSNKEDIVVGLDAELTTILEGLTGLPLGLEIVTISGMGGIGKTTLARKAFNDPYTVYHFYCRAWITVSQVYQARDLLLALWSSIAQSTDKMVEKSNAQLAEIVYRRLKGKRYVIVMDDMWSIDAWNDVKRCFPDDENGSRIVVTSRFKELATNVSPKKPPHCMNLLNIEQSWELLEKLIFGTASCPHELVGVGKQIAKRCRGLPLAIVVIAGVLSRDIGAYNCWNEIAEEVSSVVSTDPENCLDILALSYNCLPHHLKACFLYMGIFPEDCEIEVSKLINLWAAEGFLYLNSEKQLEQIGEDYLEDLIGRNLVLVEKKRFVGEVKTCRLHDFLRELCLKEAQKENFMHVIQRRSAKGVQAGTRNQRRLSFHLDPYSHATTAPAIPHVSSFVCFTLGTDIVPDILFFQLGFKLLRVLDVFFLHFDYFPVQILKLIHLRYLALYVTYELPASVSQLRNLQTLVIHGPWLCQESGGRPTLLLEYWSMPSLRHVHVTVACHLKNPFTVQDNLPRPFASEHLQTLYTIQFSSCTKEVFSVMPHLKKLGICETREDYSTDSFSQVLNNLVYLQELETLECSFHTQKREVRRILGLALLPVTLRHLSLSWSYLPWKYMTSIAMLPNLEVLQLKNYAFQGPKWGPTEEGFRSLKHLLIENMDLIHWEATIFRHFRCLQHLVLKSCKLLEKFPFGVENLQRLEVHYCSEPIENSAKEIQEEIEGIDVIIRSDRFQHSA comes from the exons ATGGCCTACGCTGCAATTGCTTCCCTGGTACAAACGCTGGAGTATCTGCTGCAATTTCCCTGTTTGGTTCTGGAAATGAAGAAGATGCAAGCGGAGGTTGTCACACAGAGATTCCGTCAAGTCTTATTGCTCCTGAAAGGAGAACCCTCAGCTTTGTGGATCACTGAAGAACCTGGAACTCTGCCATCCAGCTTTGAAGAATTTCTTGGGGCAGTTGGTCTGCCTGCTGAGTTCTTGGGGATCAAGAAAAGAACAGTGTCCTTGAGCTGGGGAATACTAAACTTGCTGGAGGAAAAGCCACCAATTCTGACGGAAATCGGATCTTCGGAGCAAGCCCTGAAGAAATTTGTGGAAACCACTGTCCTCGACAACCGGACAGATCGATCCAACTACGTTGTTGATCAAACTTCTCGTGAAACAGGGACTCTGTTATGCAGCTTTGAAGAATTTCTTCGAGCAGTTGGTCGGCATGCTGACTTCTTGGAGATCAAGAAACGAACACTGTCCTTGAGCTGCGGAATACCAAAATTGCAGGAGAAAAAGCCTCCAATTCTGATGGAAATTGGATCTTTGGAGCAAGACCTGAAGAAATTTCTGGAAACCACTGTCCTCGACACCCGGACAGATCGATCCGACTACGCTGTTCATCAATTTTCTTGTGAAGCAGCAAGAAAAATGCTTCGTGCCGTGGATGAGCTCAAACAGGCCATAATCTTTTTCTATGAAGTTGCTTCTGAGATCACAATTCTCTACCAGGATCTTTTCTCCTTGCTGAATTTTCTTGATGATTCTTCCGATAAATTCCAGGATCATGAATTGCTGAAATGCATCAAAGACGTTGCTTATAGAGCAAGAGATCTTGTTGAAGAACGTCTCGTGGACAAACAAGTCGAATCAGTAAAGACGTCCCTCATTTGCGCTTTGTCCAATAGTAAGGCATCAGCTAGATTCCTACCAAGAAGGGGGAAAAGTTCTCTTGAAACAGTGGTCCAGAGTGTCTTAGATGGAAAGGAGGGCATTCGTGGAGGTTTAGTCCATGCATTACAGGTTGTTCAATCTTTCAAGAGAAAGACTACAAATATAGATGAAAAGAGTCTAAGATTGCAGGGATCAAGCATCAGGAAAGCACCACTTAGTTCGAATAAGGAGGATATTGTGGTAGGTCTTGATGCTGAGCTGACGACTATCTTGGAGGGGCTCACTGGACTGCCACTTGGACTAGAAATAGTGACAATTTCTGGGATGGGCGGCATTGGTAAGACAACTCTTGCTAGAAAAGCTTTTAATGATCCTTATACTGTTTATCACTTCTATTGTCGTGCATGGATAACAGTATCCCAAGTCTATCAAGCGAGAGACTTGCTACTAGCCCTTTGGAGCTCTATTGCACAGTCCACTGATAAAATGGTTGAGAAGAGCAATGCTCAATTAGCTGAAATTGTGTACAGAAGGTTGAAAGGTAAGAGGTATGTGATTGTTATGGATGACATGTGGAGCATTGATGCTTGGAATGATGTCAAAAGGTGTTTTCCTGATGACGAAAATGGAAGTCGAATAGTAGTTACTAGTCGGTTCAAGGAGTTAGCAACAAACGTGAGTCCCAAGAAGCCACCTCATTGCATGAACCTTCTGAACATAGAACAAAGCTGGGAACTATTGGAAAAGCTCATCTTCGGGACAGCAAGCTGCCCCCATGAATTGGTAGGAGTTGGAAAACAAATAGCTAAGAGATGCCGAGGATTACCTCTAGCTATTGTCGTTATTGCTGGTGTTCTCTCACGTGACATCGGGGCATACAATTGTTGGAATGAGATTGCAGAGGAGGTTAGCTCAGTTGTTTCCACTGATCCAGAAAATTGCTTAGATATACTTGCTTTGAGTTACAATTGCTTGCCCCATCACCTGAAAGCCTGCTTCCTCTATATGGGGATTTTCCCTGAAGATTGTGAGATTGAAGTttcaaaattgattaatttATGGGCTGCAGAGGGCTTCTTATATTTGAATTCAGAGAAACAGTTGGAACAGATTGGAGAGGATTACTTGGAAGACCTTATCGGCAGGAACTTAGTTTTGGTTGAAAAGAAGCGCTTTGTGGGGGAAGTCAAAACTTGTCGCCTCCATGACTTCTTACGGGAATTGTGCTTGAAAGAAGCTCAGAAGGAGAACTTCATGCATGTCATACAAAGGAGAAGTGCCAAAGGTGTTCAAGCAGGCACGCGTAATCAACGTCGTCTCAGTTTTCATTTGGATCCTTACAGTCATGCGACTACAGCACCTGCAATCCCACATGTCTCATCTTTTGTGTGTTTCACATTGGGCACTGATATAGTACCTGATATTCTATTCTTTCAACTAGGCTTTAAGTTGCTCAGAGTATTAGACGTATTCTTTCTGCATTTCGATTACTTCCCTGTTCAAATATTAAAGCTGATACATTTGAGGTATCTTGCACTCTATGTTACTTATGAGCTTCCTGCCTCAGTATCCCAACTGAGGAATCTCCAGACCTTAGTCATTCATGGTCCATGGCTTTGTCAGGAATCTGGCGGTAGGCCAACATTGTTACTGGAGTATTGGAGCATGCCTTCACTGAGGCATGTGCATGTTACTGTGGCTTGTCATCTAAAGAATCCTTTCACTGTACAAGATAACCTTCCTCGTCCATTTGCTTCAGAACACCTGCAAACTCTCTATACAATACAATTTTCAAGTTGCACAAAGGAAGTTTTCAGTGTCATGCCCCATCTTAAGAAACTGGGAATTTGTGAAACTAGAGAAGACTACAGCACAGACAGTTTCTCACAAGTCCTAAATAATCTTGTTTACTTGCAAGAACTTGAAACTCTGGAGTGTTCCTTCCACACACAAAAAAGAGAAGTGCGAAGGATTTTGGGTTTGGCTCTTTTGCCAGTGACTCTTAGgcatttgagtttgagttggaGTTATTTACCATGGAAATATATGACCTCCATTGCCATGTTACCCaaccttgaggtacttcaactCAAAAATTATGCTTTCCAAGGACCAAAATGGGGGCCAACTGAAGAAGGTTTTCGTAGTCTAAAGCATTTGCTAATTGAAAACATGGATTTGATCCATTGGGAAGCAACAATATTTCGCCACTTTAGGTGCCTTCAACATCTTGTTCTGAAATCTTGCAAGCTCTTGGAGAAGTTCCCTTTTGGTGTTGAGAACCTGCAGCGGCTTGAGGTCCACTATTGTAGTGAACCTATTGAGAATTCTGCTAAAGAAATTCAAGAAGAGATTGAAGGCATTGATGTTATTATCAGAAGTGATCG ATTTCAGCACTCTGCATAA